One Ferribacterium limneticum genomic window, GCGGCGTCAGGCGGGTGAATTCCCAGGCCCCACCAGCGCCGCGTGGCGGCGGGCTGCCGTATTCGCGGGTCAGGTCATCGGCCCGGCTCCACAGCACGAAACCGTTTTCGAGGGCGACGCGCACCACCGTTTCCGGTTTGACCTCGATCTCCTCACCGGCGCCATCGCGGGCGCTGCCCGGGGCGAGGCGGAAGAGCGGCTCGGGCCCGCCGGGCTGGCTGGCCCCGCGGCTGCCGGCACCGACTTTGGTGCCGCGAATGCGTATCGTGCGTGTCGTCATGCTGTGTCTCCTCTACTGCTCGTCGGGGCTGGGGTGAATCAGGTCAATGCCTTGCGCGTCTTGGCGGCGCTCGTGCCGAACAGCTGCGGCATCTGCGGATAACTGGCCGAGGGCAGGCTCTTGAGGATGGCCTTGTACCAGTCGTTGCAGGTCGCCTCGGGCTTCAAGGTCTTGAGCGCCTTGAGGGCGTAGTAGGTGAAGGCGCCGTTGTAGCGGCCGTTTATCTTGGCGTCGTAGCTGTAGTTGTTGGGGCCCTCCTTGCAACCGGCCAGCAACAGGTCGCCAACCTGCTTGACGAAGGCGCCGGTGAGCGGCGAGGTGCCGATTGGCGCGACCATGGTTTGTGCCGTCTTGCCGGCGAAATTCTTGGGCAGACGGCTGGCCGGCAGCCAGTTGCCCATCGGCATGAAGCGCGGCCGGGTATCGGCGTCCTTGTCGGCCTTGGCGGCGCGCGTCACGGTGCCGGAATGGCAGCTGTCGGCAATGAGCAGCAGGCGGGCGCCGCCCTTGCGGGTGGCGAAAATGGCCTTGATTTCGTCGTCGGTCAGGGCGCTGCCGCTGGTTTGCAGGTCGTAGGGGCAAAGCGCCTCGTCGAGGCCGTCCACCTCGTCGCCGTCTTCGTCCGGCTGGTAGGTGCCGTGGCCGGAGAAGGTGATGACCAGGCTGTCGCCCTTGCCGCCGCTGGCGATGAGCTTCGTCATGGCATCGACCATGGCGGCCTTGGTTGCCTTGTCGTCGAGCAGCAGCGTGGTCTTGTAGCCGCGCGCGGCGAGAACGGCCGCCCAGTCCTGCGCGTCATTGACGCAGCCCTGGAGGTCCATGTGCGTGCCGGGATAGTTGTTGATGCCGATGCAGAGTGCCGTCTTCTTGGCCATGATTCGTCTCCTTTTTTGGTTGGCGAAGCGCTACAAACAACAGGGTGAATCAAAAAAATGACATTCAGGTTACCAGAGCAGGCGCGTATCGAGCCAGCTCACTTGCCCGGTTCGGCGTTTGACCTCTCGCACCATGTGCGCCGTGCCGCCGGTGCCGTCGCCGCCGCCGCCATTCCACAGGCAGATGAAGCGGACCCGGCTGAGGCCCTGGGCCAGCGCGCTGTAAAGCAGCCACAGGTTGCAGCGCTCGAAGGCGTTCATTTCGCGGCCGTCGCGGTCGCGCGGCAGCGGGCCGAGTTCGTCCGGCATGATGCGCGGCGCCAGGGCGACTTTGTCGCGCAGGGCGAGATAGCGCTGGCGCCAGGCTTCGCCGTTGGCCGAGGGGAGAATCGAGGCTTCGATGAAGTCCGGCTCGGCTAGCGGCAGCAGCATCTGGA contains:
- a CDS encoding caspase family protein, giving the protein MAKKTALCIGINNYPGTHMDLQGCVNDAQDWAAVLAARGYKTTLLLDDKATKAAMVDAMTKLIASGGKGDSLVITFSGHGTYQPDEDGDEVDGLDEALCPYDLQTSGSALTDDEIKAIFATRKGGARLLLIADSCHSGTVTRAAKADKDADTRPRFMPMGNWLPASRLPKNFAGKTAQTMVAPIGTSPLTGAFVKQVGDLLLAGCKEGPNNYSYDAKINGRYNGAFTYYALKALKTLKPEATCNDWYKAILKSLPSASYPQMPQLFGTSAAKTRKALT